TTTATAACTTTCATAGAATTTGATTGAAATCTTGAAAAATCCAGTAGCTCTTCCACCATTATACTTAATCTTTCCGCCTCTGCCGATATTATATTAAGTCCTGTTGCCACATCTGAATCTTTCATATAACCTTCGCTCATTTGCAAGGTTTCACTCCAGCCTTTAATTGATGTGAGCGGTGTTCTCAGCTCATGTGAAATTGATGACACAAACTCTACTTTCAATTTTTCAGTATTTTTTATTTCATTTGCCATGAAGTTTATTGTATCTACAAGCTGTCCTATCTCGTCATTATATGTTTTTTCTGCACTTGCATTAAAATTTCCTTTTGCAAATTCCTTTGCAGTAGAATTTAATTTTTTTATAGGTTCTACTATTGATGTGGATATTAACGAAGATGTGAACAAGAAAAACCCTACTATTATCATACAGAGCACTATACTTGCTATGACAAAATTTTTTATCTCCGTATCTACTTTTTCAAGCGAAACTACAAATCTTATAACTCCATCTGTTGTATTGTATCTTATAAGAGGCCTGCTTGCTGCAAGAATTTTTTCTCCTGTGCTTGAACTCACCCCTCTATATAAAAATATCTTTTTTTGAAAAGCTGCCTCAACGTCTGGTGTGTTCACTTCAATATTGTCTGAAAATCCGTTTGAGTCTATTATCAGTTTTTTATCTGAATCTATGAACTGTACCAAAAATTTGTTCTCAAATGATGACATTGACATACCGAGCAAAGTTCTCGCCTTATCATATGACGAAGAATAGTTTGATGACTTGTTCAAAAATTCCGCTGTAAGAGTCACCCTGTCTTTTAGTATTTGCTCTACTCCGCCATAATAATAATTATATATTACAGATATTATCATTATTTCCAAAACTGCAATTGTAACTGCCATTATAAGTCCAAAATTTTTTATCATTCTTGTCTGTATACTTGAATCTGTATATCTTTTTATTTTTTGAAATATTTTTTCAATTTTCATCTTCTTCCCACCTATATCCATATCCCCACACAGTTTTCAAATATGATGGATTTGACGGGTCTTTTTCTATTTTCATTCTTATTCTTCTTATATTTACATCTACCACTTTGAAATCTCCATAGTAGTTTTTTCCCCATATCTTGTCCAATATTTCATCTCTTGAAAGAGATTTTTCCTTATTTTTTATAAATAATTCCAATATTTCAAATTCTTTAGGTGTAAGTTCTATTTCCTCATCGCCTTTAAGAAATTTTCTCTCTGAAAAATTAAGAGTAAATTCTCCACTCGTAAGTTTTTCTATCTCCTCTTTATTCATATCTACACTTGTAACTCTTCTTATAAGGGCTCTTATTCTTGCTATAAGCTCTTTTGGTGAAAACGGTTTACTTATATAATCATCTGCGCCGTATTCCAAACCGAGTACTTTATCCTCTTCATTAGTCCTTGCTGTAAGCATTATTATACCGATATTTTGAGATTTGTTTCTTATATGTTTTAACACTTCAAATCCGTCTATTCCAGGAAGCATTACATCTAAAACCGCCATGCTTACATCCGGATTTTTATCAAAAAGCTCTATTGCCTCTTCTCCAGATGCACTTTCTATAACATCATAGCCTTCTCTTTTTAAATTAAGCGTAATAAAACTTCTTATTGAAAACTCGTCTTCCAAAACAAGTATTTTCATTTTTTCCTCCAAATTTTTTAAACTTCTTATTATTTTTATAAAATTTATTTATACAATCTTTCTTTTATAACATTTGATAAAATTTGTACTGACGAACGCATCTGTAAATAACTTTCTCTCTCCTTATCATCTAAACTGTCACTGTAATCCAACACTTTTCCGGCTATTACATAATCTTGATTTTCTGTTATGAGCTGCATACTGTTTCTAAGTTCATTGTCTTGTTGCCATTCATATTTTTTTATATAATTTATCTGTATGAGTGGATATTCCTTACCTAAATGATTTATAAAATTAATATTTGTATTCATATCATTTTCATTTATAGTATATTTCCCCGTAAAAAGTTTAGGTATATTCATTACATATCCAAGGTTTATATTTTCATACACTTCTTTGACAAGCTCCAATTTATAGTCTTTTTTTATTTTAAAATATCCGTTTATAAGTCCACCTTCTTTTGTATCTTGAATAGACATGGAATAATTAGGTGCCTTAAACTTATATCCTACTTCTATTATACCATCGTTATCAATATCTTGACTCTGTACATTAAACTGATAATTTCCTTTATTAAACTCTTGTATATCTCTCATATCTGTTAGTACTTTGCGATTTTTATTAAATAACAATATATCTGTATTTTCATACTTGTTGTCGCCTATATAATCTATAAATATTGCCATTTGCTCATCAAATATCTTGCCTATCGAAATATTATACGGTTTTTTTATATCTTTCAACACTTTTTTTCTGTAATTTACTATTTTACTACCGTCAAATTCGTCAATATTAAGAACATAATCCAAATCCGACAAATTTTTTGTTATAGAAAATATTTCTTTTCTTCCGTCCGAATTTATATCAGCTATTTCAATAATCATATTGGGGATTTCTTTTATCACTTTTACCTCTTTGTTATCAAAATATATGACGCTGTAATTTCTTGGATTAAGTGTATTTTCAGGCTCAAACGATTCAACAATAAGCTCTTTTTTTCCATTACCGTTCAAATCTTCTATCATAAATTCACTTATTTCATAAGTGTTAAATTTTATATCATCTTTTTTCACCCATATATTGTCCACTTTTTTGAGTATAAACATACCTATTTTATCGTCAACTTTACTTTTATAAAATGATATTATCTCGCTTGATGAATCCAAGTCCAAGTCACTTATTATCATAGACATCGATCTGTCACTGTCTGACATTATAACAGGATAACTTGCAGAATTTGGAGGTCTGAAATTATCTACAGCCTCTTTCATCTCCCTTTTTTCCTGATTAAGTGCAGGTGAAACCAATAAATCTTCCGGAGTAGCTATTTTAAAACAGCTACTGAGAATTATTGTAGTCAATATTACAAAAATAGCCAAAATTATCTTTTTCATCTCTATATCCTTAATATATTATCATAAATTTTTTATTATGCCTTGTATATTGTATCGAAATGTGCAAATTCTATTTTTTCACTTGTAAATTTATCTTTTATCTCCCTCATAACACTATAATACATATCCCAATAGTTGTTGTTTTTTACGCTTGTTTTCGCCAATATATTCACATAATATATAGAAAGTTCGCTTATTTCACAAATCACATCCGCATCTTGAATAGTATATTTACTATTTTCTAATATGCTTTTCAATATTTCTATAGCTCTATTATGATTTGCATCATAACTTATTTTAATGTTTAATATTATATTTCTTATATCATTTTTAGAATAGTTTACTACATAATTGGTTGTAAGGCTGGAATTAGGAATAAATATTTTTTTATTATCCGTAGTGTCAAGACCTGTATTCATAATGGATATGGTTCTTACCGTTCCAGATATTTGATCTTTTGTTTCAATATAATCGCCTACCTTAAAAGGCTTAAATATAATTATTATTATGCCTGAAGCAAAATTTGAAAGATTGCTTTGAAGAGCAAGTCCTACAGCTATGCCGAAACCGCCAAGTGCAGCAATAAAAGACGAAGACGGTATGCCTAGTATGCTGAGCGATGCTATTGATACTACTATAAGTACGCAAAAAAACAGTACTTGTGACAAAAAACCTGCAAGTGTTACATCCATATTGGCAATATTCATCATAGTCCTTATTTTTTTTCTTAGAAGCTTGGCTATGAAATATCCTATTACAAAAAATAAAATAGCTATTATAATATTGGGTATAGCCTTTTTTATATTTGAAAAAATAATTTCAAATATATCTAAATTTTCATCTATCACATCTTTTGCTTTTTCCAAAGTATCCATATATCACCTCTTTGCATAAAAAAATATAATAATACCTAAAATATCTTCAATAAAATTATACAACTATATTTTATATCAAAATGCACTTATTTTTCAATCTATAATCATATAAAAACCATATTTTTTTTATAAACAAACAATATGGTCCTATATTTCTATTCAAATAGTGCTTTATTTTTCAATTTTTTCTTGTTTACAAAAAATTTCTATTGACATTATGCTATTAAAGTTGTATATTTTTATCTAACAAAAAATAATTTATATAGCAATTATTTTTAATTAATATAAAAAATTTATTATTTATGGATTCTAATCAGTATTTTGATAGTTTTTCATTTATAAGCATATGACAATTAAATATATTGAAAATAATATATCCCACTAATCGTTAATTAATATTCTATTTAATACAAAATAATTAAATTGGGATTTCGTTTTGTGATGTATGATTGGTAGTTTCTATTTATTAATAAATATTTATCCCCCCTGTATTATCCACTTTTATTTTCTACAAACCTACCTACATTCCAAAAATTTCAATTTAAAAATATGTCAAAATTCAATTAAACTATAAAGATAATATGTTGTAACGAATATTATCAATCATAGTTTCACGTTCTATTATATCATCTGAGTTTATGTCTGAGAAGGTGGGATTTATCCAAATATGCAAAGATATACAATTATAAATTCAAGTTATCGCAAAAGTACATTCTTATTGTCATATGAATCTTTTAAACAGATTTCAGCTATAAAAAATAACACAAATTACGGCGTTATTAAAATAAGATTGATTTGGGATAATTATAATGACATAGAACATATTAATTTATTGAAATCGGTAACTTTATTTTTAAAGTCTCAATTCGGTAAAAACGATTTTGTAACCTGTATAGATAAAGAAAGATTTTTAATTTTTATGGACAGTGTGTATTCCACTAAATCTATAAAAAGTAAAATAGATTTTATTGCCGGAAATGCACAATATTTTTTCAAAAGAAGCGGATTTGTAAAACCCTTTTCTATGAGAACGGTTTACTCAATACTTGATGTATCAGGCGATAATATTGATACTTTTTTAAAAAATATATCAGATGCCAAAACAAATATGTATCCGAGCGAATCCATAGATGTACTGAAAATAAATAAAAATGAATATCTGTCATTTAATAAACTTCAGCTTTTAAGCGAAACTTCAAGAGAAGAGATATTTTCACAATTTTTAGAAGATTATTTTCCAAGAGGAGATTTTTTCGACTCTGTACTTAGCATATTATCTAATTCTTCTAATCTTAACGATGTCATAAAATATCTATTTTCAACATTTGAACATAAAATCGGTATCGATTCTATTTATCTTTTTACATTGTCTGATAATGAAAAATATCTTATAAATAATTCTATTGTAAAAGATGATGAAATAGGAAAACAAATAAATTCAATCTCAATATCGTATATCACGAAATTGATTTTCAACCATGATAATAACTATATAATGACTTTGAATGATTTTAGTGTTTTGCCTCATTATATAAAACGTAGACTTCATTTAAAAGGTATAAAAAATCTATGTAATCACATAATATTTGACAACCGCAAAATCGTAGGAATTATGGGGTTTCTATCAAGTGATAAAAATAAAACATGGAGCGATTATGATATAAATCATCTTATTTCATTATCAAAAATAGTATCTTTATTCATACATTTTAAGGATTTTGTTTATATACCAAAAAATACCGATACCATTTCTGACTATATTTTATCATCTATGAATGCCGTTGTATATGCAATAGACGATGA
This window of the Peptoanaerobacter stomatis genome carries:
- a CDS encoding sensor histidine kinase — protein: MKIEKIFQKIKRYTDSSIQTRMIKNFGLIMAVTIAVLEIMIISVIYNYYYGGVEQILKDRVTLTAEFLNKSSNYSSSYDKARTLLGMSMSSFENKFLVQFIDSDKKLIIDSNGFSDNIEVNTPDVEAAFQKKIFLYRGVSSSTGEKILAASRPLIRYNTTDGVIRFVVSLEKVDTEIKNFVIASIVLCMIIVGFFLFTSSLISTSIVEPIKKLNSTAKEFAKGNFNASAEKTYNDEIGQLVDTINFMANEIKNTEKLKVEFVSSISHELRTPLTSIKGWSETLQMSEGYMKDSDVATGLNIISAEAERLSIMVEELLDFSRFQSNSMKVIKKPVNIKDVIFQVYRQFSNKRANISLKCDLKGEDTIINADENRLKQIYINLVTNSIKFTKEGGEIELIAIGYEDKIVTVVKDNGIGIKAENLPHITEKFYKGTSTMPGNGLGLSIVDELVKLQDGVMTIESEYEVGTKITIVFPAFKEEVLENDEILEDINGEL
- a CDS encoding response regulator transcription factor, with the translated sequence MKILVLEDEFSIRSFITLNLKREGYDVIESASGEEAIELFDKNPDVSMAVLDVMLPGIDGFEVLKHIRNKSQNIGIIMLTARTNEEDKVLGLEYGADDYISKPFSPKELIARIRALIRRVTSVDMNKEEIEKLTSGEFTLNFSERKFLKGDEEIELTPKEFEILELFIKNKEKSLSRDEILDKIWGKNYYGDFKVVDVNIRRIRMKIEKDPSNPSYLKTVWGYGYRWEEDEN
- a CDS encoding mechanosensitive ion channel family protein codes for the protein MDTLEKAKDVIDENLDIFEIIFSNIKKAIPNIIIAILFFVIGYFIAKLLRKKIRTMMNIANMDVTLAGFLSQVLFFCVLIVVSIASLSILGIPSSSFIAALGGFGIAVGLALQSNLSNFASGIIIIIFKPFKVGDYIETKDQISGTVRTISIMNTGLDTTDNKKIFIPNSSLTTNYVVNYSKNDIRNIILNIKISYDANHNRAIEILKSILENSKYTIQDADVICEISELSIYYVNILAKTSVKNNNYWDMYYSVMREIKDKFTSEKIEFAHFDTIYKA